Proteins from a genomic interval of Fusarium oxysporum Fo47 chromosome I, complete sequence:
- a CDS encoding batten's disease protein Cln3 produces MGFNTDAQKSSRLSVTMLTYLGFAILGLVNAIVPFIVHSANYLIIPYPRWIVLLIETLPALATKLLMPHILHRVPYWMRPLTIGAGWIIVAIVTNVTPPNIAPPLRILTSVLGSISAAAMEVSFLGMLRYYGRVGLAGWGAGVGAGAVFCAILPFVLTVWLESFLRDFIDCIYALTGAMLVAFFVILPGAPVNYPHAQQEASKVDVEDAFLLAQDPVEQLSRMLSTRNRLNLTKAMIRPFMMPLFGAFAIQALAYPGISRALPLPTSYTSFFSYFTTYGLAFQLGNFISRTHTLLLRPTSTKAAFTVIGASTFILLANSIFLIFSTEVFVGLLAFGAGLGGGAVYMAILDRVLQDKSFESGINLEFGLQVVGAGETAGVIIGGLLGVMLESLMCGGTFTTTKRWCHTSH; encoded by the exons ATGGGGTTCAATACGGATGCTCAGAAGAGCTCGAGGTTGAGTGTTACGATGCTAACGTACCTCGGTTTTGCGATTCTCG GCCTCGTGAATGCGATTGTGCCATTCATCGTGCACTCAGCAAATTATCTCATCATTCCATATCCGCGATGGATCgttcttctcatcgagaCTCTTCCAGCTTTGGCGACGAAGCTTCTTATGCCCCATATTCTTCATCGTGTTCCCTACTGGATGCGTCCTCTCACTATTGGAGCAGGCTGGATCATCGTGGCCATCGTCACAAATGTTACGCCGCCTAATATTGCACCACCACTTCGAATCTTGACATCAGTTCTGGGATCGATATCCGCTGCTGCAATGGAAGTTTCATTTCTGGGAATGCTGCGATACTACGGCCGTGTTGGACTCGCAGGATGGGGCGCTGGTGTTGGAGCCGGGGCTGTGTTCTGCGCAATCTTGCCATTTGTTCTAACAGTCTGGCTGGAGTCCTTTTTACGGGACTTTATTGACTGCATTTATGCACTCACGGGTGCTATGCTTGTGGCATTCTTTGTCATTCTGCCAGGAGCACCTGTCAACTATCCTCATGCGCAACAGGAAGCGTCAAAGGTGGACGTTGAGGATGCTTTTCTGCTCGCCCAGGATCCAGTTGAGCAGCTCTCACGTATGCTCAGCACTAGAAACCGACTCAACCTTACTAAAGCCATGATTCGACCATTCATGATGCCTTTGTTTGGGGCATTTGCTATTCAGGCTTTGGCGTACCCAGGCATCTCTCGAGCTTTGCCTCTTCCAACATCGTACACGTCGTTCTTCTCTTACTTCACCACTTACGGCCTCGCTTTCCAGCTCGGCAACTTTATCTCCCGCACTCATACTCTACTCCTCCGACCCACTAGTACCAAAGCCGCCTTTACAGTTATCGGAGCTTCGACATTCATCTTGCTCGCCAACTCGATCTTCCTAATCTTCTCAACCGAAGTCTTTGTGGGATTGCTGGCTTTCGGGGCCGGTCTTGGCGGAGGAGCAGTATATATGGCTATTTTGGACCGAGTGCTGCAAGACAAATCCTTCGAGTCGGGAATCAATTTGGAGTTCGGACTTCAGGTGGTGGGAGCTGGTGAGACTGCCGGTGTTATTATCGGTGGGTTGCTGGGCGTGATGCTCGAGAGTTTGATGTGTGGAGGCACATTTACGACCACAAAAAGATGGTGCCACACAAGTCATTGA
- a CDS encoding Quinolinate phosphoribosyl transferase, translating to MDFNSSSPFPEGVISFLDTDLYKLTMQCAVFKFFKDVPVTYAYTNRTPDKKLSRTAFKWLEEQIRKLGNISLSTDEYLFLKKHCDYLSDDYLNFLKEFRLSPREQVVATFTPVGEDNGDDSIVGDVDIQIKGTWVDTILYEIPMLALTSEAYFKFMDTDWNYEGQEKQAFEKGLKLLEAGCITSEFGTRRRRDYHTQALVFRGLVQASKEAEKKGFPGKLSGTSNVHLAMRFNIPPVGTVAHEWFMGVAAIIGDYKSATEVALRHWVACFGNKLGIALTDTFGTQEFLRAFTQPVQPIEGGFPAETFKKADGTMKTYAETFAGIRQDSGDPAEYTKWMREFYDKQGITDKKLIVFSDSLNIERCLEYKKIAEDLGFQPTFGVGTYLTNDFVHLKTGTKSVPLNIVIKISSAAGRPAVKISDNIGKNTGDKETVEKVKKELGYVEREWKEGDETSRWGKE from the exons ATGGATTTCAATAGCTCCTCACCCTTCCCAGAGGGCGTCATCTCCTTCCTCGACACTGATCTGTACAAGTTGACGATGCAATGTGCCgtcttcaagttcttcaaagATGTACCTGTGACATACGCCTACACCAACCGAACTCCAGACAAGAAGCTGTCGCGAACCGCCTTCAAGTGGCTCGAAGAGCAAATTCGAA AGCTTGGAAACATTTCTCTTTCTACCGATGAATACCTTTTCCTCAAGAAGCACTGCGACTACCTCTCTGACGACTacctcaacttcctcaagGAGTTCCGCCTTAGCCCCCGAGAACAAGTTGTCGCTACCTTCACTCCTGTCGGCGAGGATAATGGAGATGACTCGATTGTTGGCGACGTTGATATTCAAATCAAGGGCACTTGGGTCGACACAATTCTCTACGAAATTCCCATGCTTGCGCTGACATCCGAGGCGTACTTCAAGTTCATGGACACAGACTGGAACTATGAGGGCCAAGAAAAGCAAGCATTCGAGAAGGGACTCAAGCTGTTGGAGGCAGGATGCATCACATCCGAATTCGGCACAAGAAGACGTCGCGACTACCACACCCAGGCCCTTGTGTTCCGAGGATTGGTGCAAGCTTCCAAggaagctgagaagaagggatTCCCTGGCAAGCTATCTGGAACCAGTAACGTCCATCTGGCTATGCGCTTCAACATCCCACCTGTAGGAACTGTTGCTCATGAGTGGTTCATGGGTGTTGCCGCTATTATCGGTGACTACAAGTCAGCCACCGAGGTTGCACTGCGACACTGGGTAGCTTGTTTCGGCAACAAGCTCGGTATTGCTTTGACCGACACTTTCGGAACTCAAGAGTTTCTGCGAGCTTTCACTCAGCCTGTGCAACCTATCGAGGGTGGCTTCCCAGCAGAGACCTTCAAGAAGGCTGACGGAACCATGAAGACATACGCAGAGACCTTTGCTGGTATTCGTCAAGATTCTGGCGACCCTGCAGAATACACTAAGTGGATGAGAGAGTTCTACGACAAGCAGGGTATCACTGACAAGAAGCTCATTGTTTTCTCTGACTCACTGAACATCGAGAGGTGTCTCGAGTATAAGAAGATTGCCGAGGACCTTGGCTTCCAGCCAACATTTGGTGTGGGAACGTACCTTACCAACGACTTTGTGCATCTCAAGACTGGCACCAAATCTGTGCCTTTGAACATTGTCATCAAGATCAGCTCAGCGGCAGGCCGCCCGGCTGTCAAGATCAG TGACAACATTGGAAAGAACACGGGCGACAAGGAGACTGtagagaaggtcaagaaggagcttggATACGTCGAACGCGAGTGGAAGGAGGGCGACGAGACCTCACGATGGGGTAAGGAATAA
- a CDS encoding quinon protein alcohol dehydrogenase-like superfamily: protein MDIHRCRFVPYKPSAINAIAFSHPKTRSAVQANLARLAIGRANGDIEIWNPTNGSWNQELIIPGGKDRSVDGLVWVNEPDQDLGDGRVVAGKSRLFSIGYTSTVTEWDLETGRPKRHASGQHGDIWCMAAQPAGSDKVTLGADSQDPTKLIAGTIDGELVMYSIEDDDLRFQRVILRSPTKKAQMVSITFQSRRVAIVGCSDSTIRAYDIANGHMLRRMTLGSDLVGGSKDIIVWSVKCLPNGNIVSGDSTGQVCIWDGKTYTQSQRIQSHKQDVLSLATSADGTAILSGGMDRRTILYKQNSGAGSRWAKVWGRRYHDHDVKSMASFESGRISVIVSGGPDANPVVVPLKEMGRENHRMMPSLPQQAPLLSAPKARFVVSWWDREVHIWLLRKSANDMFNSAGEEVDINQNRKLIKTIVVKGDSNITSATIDDEGSLLIVSTAIDVKAFRLEHQDPIKPSDVKVSSSELPSKLAGVGAIKVQLSPNAQWLCAIQEGSRVVMGALDPVSPRTSLIFSPRVQRLTRLRRQTPRYILNGGLGSYDRTITQIAFSPDSKMLATSDIAGYIDTWILSDGEKTKPEDDASSSSESDSSDEEEEQSSQNIEKWVRNPSAKLLPKLPSAATVLSFSADVPRTKISPRASPDGINGSSDHVDDYTLLAITSSWNLLTFHPLQGSLTPWSRRHARKDLPAPVQDLLDLAKGVFWQGSRAWIYGVSFLLMLDLAQDLPKPVDGEISESTTSGKQSLKRKRTGPSTGAGGRMEVGAIAPSQVRKHTAGQWEDIDMEDAPRPEDANSDDEADQPEGELAQLRNRREVGKDLEVAETGGERKSWWMTFKYRPIFGVVPLSTAGQPLEIALVERPTWDVDMPESYFSVEQWRK, encoded by the exons ATGGATATTCATCGATGTCGATTCGTTCCATACAAACCTTCAgccatcaacgccattgCCTTCTCACACCCCAAGACGCGCTCGGCAGTACAGGCTAATCTTGCGCGACTCGCTATTGGACGAGCTAACGGCGACATCGAAATCTGGAACCCTACGAATGGCTCTTGGAACCAGGAGCTCATCATTCCAGGCGGTAAAGACCGAAGCGTCGATGGACTTGTCTGGGTCAACGAGCCTGACCAGGACCTTGGCGATGGACGCGTTGTCGCTGGAAAGTCCCGTCTGTTCAGCATAGGTTATACTTCCACAGTCACCGAATGGGATCTTGAGACAGGAAGGCCAAAGAGACACGCCAGCGGTCAACATGGTGATATCTGGTGCATGGCTGCTCAACCTGCTGGATCCGACAAGGTCACACTCGGCGCCGACTCTCAAGATCCCACCAAGCTTATCGCTGGTACAATCGATGGCGAGCTTGTCATGTACTCCATCGAGGACGATGATCTGCGATTCCAGCGAGTTATCCTACGATCGCCTACCAAGAAGGCTCAGATGGTCAGCATTACCTTCCAGTCGCGCAGGGTCGCCATCGTCGGCTGCTCCGATAGCACAATTCGAGCGTACGATATCGCAAATGGCCACATGCTGCGTAGGATGACACTGGGCTCCGATCTCGTTGGTGGCTCCAAAGACATCATTGTGTGGTCCGTCAAATGTCTGCCAAACGGTAACATTGTCTCAGGCGATTCAACTGGCCAGGTTTGCATCTGGGATGGCAAGACATATACACAATCACAACGCATTCAGAGCCACAAGCAAGATGTCTTGAGTCTTGCTACAAGTGCTGATGGTACAGCTATCCTTAGCGGAGGCATGGACCGACGAACAATCCTTTACAAGCAAAACAGTGGTGCTGGATCAAGATGGGCCAAGGTTTGGGGGCGAAGGTACCACGACCATGATGTCAAGTCTATGGCATCTTTTGAGAGTGGTAGAATCAGTGTTATTGTCTCAGGAG GACCTGATGCTAACCCCGTTGTGGTTCCCCTAAAGGAGATGGGACGTGAAAACCACCGCATGATGCCCAGCTTGCCTCAACAGGCTCCTCTATTGAGTGCACCCAAGGCTCGATTCGTTGTCAGTTGGTGGGACAGGGAGGTTCACATCTGGCTTCTCCGAAAATCAGCCAACGACATGTTCAACAGCGCAGGCGAAGAAGTTGACATCAACCAGAACCGCAAACTTATCAAGACTATCGTCGTCAAGGGTGATTCGAATATTACTTCAGCAACtatcgatgatgagggtTCACTTCTGATTGTTTCTACTGCTATCGACGTCAAAGCTTTCAGATTAGAACACCAAGATCCTATCAAACCTTCGGACGTCAAGgtctcctcttctgagcTCCCCTCGAAGCTTGCAGGTGTGGGAGCCATTAAAGTGCAGCTTTCACCTAACGCACAATGGCTCTGCGCGATTCAGGAAGGCTCTCGCGTTGTCATGGGCGCACTCGACCCCGTCAGCCCCAGAAcatctctcatcttctcacCGCGCGTACAAAGACTCACACGCTTACGACGACAAACTCCACGCTATATCCTCAATGGAGGTCTTGGCAGTTACGACAGGACCATTACACAGATCGCTTTCTCTCCAGACTCCAAGATGCTCGCTACATCTGACATCGCAGGCTACATCGACACCTGGATTCTGAGCGATGGTGAGAAGACCAAGCCAGAGGATGACGCGTCTTCCTCAAGTGAGAGTGACTCTtcagacgaagaagaggagcAGTCATCGCAGAACATTGAGAAGTGGGTTCGTAACCCTAGTGCTAAACTACTACCCAAACTTCCTTCTGCAGCTACGGTTCTGTCCTTCTCAGCCGATGTCCCTCGGACCAAGATCTCTCCTAGAGCTTCGCCTGATGGAATAAATGGCTCATCCGATCATGTGGACGACTACACCCTCCTCGCGATCACCTCGTCGTGGAACCTGCTTACCTTCCACCCTCTCCAAGGTTCTCTCACCCCCTGGTCTCGACGTCATGCCCGAAAGGACCTACCCGCTCCCGTGCAGGATCTCCTCGACCTCGCCAAGGGTGTCTTCTGGCAAGGCTCTCGTGCTTGGATCTACGGCGTGTCGTTCCTCCTCATGCTCGACTTGGCTCAAGACCTTCCCAAGCCTGTAGATGGCGAGATTAGTGAATCCACTACTTCAGGCAAGCAGAGCCTTAAGCGCAAGAGAACAGGTCCATCAACCGGAGCAGGAGGCAGAATGGAGGTAGGTGCCATCGCACCCTCGCAAGTTCGCAAGCATACAGCTGGTCAGTGGGAGGACATCGATATGGAGGATGCCCCCCGACCCGAGGACGCCAATAGCGACGATGAAGCGGATCAGCCTGAAGGTGAACTCGCCCAGCTACGGAACCGTCGTGAAGTGGGCAAAGATCTCGAGGTTGCCGAGACTGGCGGTGAACGCAAGAGCTGGTGGATGACTTTCAAGTACAGACCCATCTTCGGCGTCGTCCCTCTCAGCACCGCAGGCCAGCCTCTCGAGATTGCCCTGGTGGAGAGACCAACATGGGATGTGGACATGCCCGAGAGCTACTTCAGCGTTGAGCAGTGGAGGAAGTAA